A genomic region of Rhodococcus pyridinivorans contains the following coding sequences:
- a CDS encoding carboxymuconolactone decarboxylase family protein translates to MSDAEHTPGFTTGLEIRREVMGDDFVERAFESSHGTDSEAMQEFVTEHAWGAVWSRPGLDRRSRSLLNLGMLIALRAENELRGHVRGALRNGLDRTEIVESVIHCSAYCGAPAGLAAMRVVQEVLETELGPLPEDTDTSDEA, encoded by the coding sequence ATGTCCGACGCCGAGCACACTCCGGGATTCACGACGGGTCTGGAGATCCGGCGCGAAGTGATGGGTGACGACTTCGTCGAGCGGGCGTTCGAGAGTTCCCATGGCACCGACTCCGAGGCGATGCAGGAGTTCGTGACCGAGCACGCCTGGGGCGCCGTGTGGTCGCGCCCCGGCCTGGACCGCCGCAGCCGCAGCCTGCTCAACCTGGGCATGCTCATCGCGTTGCGTGCCGAGAACGAACTGCGCGGACACGTCCGCGGTGCCCTGCGCAACGGACTCGACCGCACGGAGATCGTCGAATCCGTCATCCACTGCTCGGCGTACTGCGGCGCTCCCGCCGGACTCGCTGCGATGCGCGTCGTCCAGGAAGTGCTCGAGACCGAACTCGGCCCTCTCCCCGAGGACACCGACACCTCCGACGAGGCCTGA
- a CDS encoding ABC transporter substrate-binding protein — protein MRIHKRLRRIGVALAATAMLVGVTACGSDTDSGSSSGSATAANGEFPVTVSGKFGDTTVESAPTRALPLSPQDADILLSLGVTPLALPVDAQNLAATGGTGVWPWEAEALGADVPPLLNMDGGATVIAEQIAALQPDIIVSTGFWGLEQNTYDQLAEQFPVVHFDYRANGEPWQDSTRKIASALGIPEKAEEVIEQAEVDLDAAKEQYPALEGATYNAIIGDTGGQLSVLAADDRGIGQFLNSLGLELSEYANTLQVDADGRGVLSYEEISQLDADLLVVVSPTGDLGYLTKFEAWNRLPAVERGAVVSLARNTGMPNAVGFPSALSLKWATDEIAPMLADAAAKSE, from the coding sequence ATGAGGATCCACAAGCGACTGCGCCGGATCGGCGTCGCCCTCGCCGCCACCGCCATGCTGGTCGGTGTCACGGCGTGCGGCTCGGACACCGACAGCGGCAGCTCGTCCGGCAGCGCGACGGCGGCGAACGGCGAGTTCCCGGTCACCGTCTCCGGCAAGTTCGGCGACACGACCGTCGAGTCGGCCCCGACCCGCGCCCTGCCGCTGTCGCCGCAGGACGCCGACATCCTGCTGTCGTTGGGCGTCACCCCGCTCGCGCTCCCCGTCGATGCCCAGAACCTCGCGGCGACCGGCGGCACCGGCGTGTGGCCGTGGGAGGCCGAAGCACTCGGCGCCGACGTCCCGCCGCTGCTGAACATGGACGGCGGTGCCACGGTGATCGCCGAGCAGATCGCCGCGCTGCAGCCCGACATCATCGTCTCCACCGGCTTCTGGGGACTCGAACAGAACACCTACGACCAGCTCGCCGAACAGTTCCCCGTCGTCCACTTCGACTACCGCGCCAACGGTGAGCCGTGGCAGGACTCCACCCGCAAGATCGCCTCGGCCCTCGGCATCCCCGAGAAGGCCGAGGAGGTCATCGAGCAGGCCGAGGTCGATCTCGACGCCGCCAAGGAGCAGTACCCCGCACTCGAGGGCGCGACCTACAACGCGATCATCGGCGACACCGGTGGCCAGCTGTCGGTGCTCGCCGCCGACGACCGCGGCATCGGGCAGTTCCTGAACTCGCTCGGCCTCGAGCTCAGCGAGTACGCGAACACACTGCAGGTCGATGCGGACGGACGCGGTGTGCTGTCCTACGAGGAGATCTCGCAGCTCGACGCCGACCTGCTCGTGGTCGTCTCGCCCACCGGCGATCTCGGATACCTGACCAAGTTCGAGGCGTGGAACCGTCTTCCGGCCGTCGAGCGCGGCGCGGTCGTCTCGCTCGCCCGCAACACCGGCATGCCGAACGCCGTGGGCTTCCCGTCGGCGTTGTCGCTGAAGTGGGCCACCGACGAGATCGCTCCGATGCTCGCCGACGCCGCCGCGAAGTCCGAGTGA
- a CDS encoding PhoH family protein — translation MNATRSVPTRSGHASGTAAAKESAVRTYVLDTSVLLSDPWAVTRFAEHEVVLPLVVIGELEGKRHHHELGWFARESLRLLDDLRQRHGRLDQPIPIGDEGGTLHVELNHTDPMVLPAGFRTDTNDSRILACALNLATEGRDVVLVSKDIPLRVKAGAVGLDADEYHAQDVVISGWTGMTELEVDRTLIDEMFTEGIVDIDDARDLPCHTGIRLLGGSSSALGRVTADKRVQLVRGDREAFGLHGRSAEQRVALDLLLDESVGIVSLGGKAGTGKSALALTAGLEAVLERRTHRKVVVFRPLYAVGGQELGYLPGTEAEKMNPWGQAVFDTLEGLASPAVLEEVLSRGMLEVLPLTHIRGRSLHDSFVVVDEAQSLERNVLLTVLSRLGAGSRVVLTHDVAQRDNLRVGRHDGVAAVIEKLKGHPLFAHVTLTRSERSPIAALVTEMLEEFAPGA, via the coding sequence GTGAACGCAACACGCTCCGTCCCCACCCGCTCCGGCCACGCCTCCGGTACCGCCGCTGCGAAAGAATCCGCTGTACGCACCTACGTGCTGGACACTTCAGTGTTGCTCTCCGACCCTTGGGCGGTCACCAGGTTCGCCGAGCACGAAGTCGTCCTTCCGCTGGTCGTGATCGGCGAACTCGAAGGGAAACGGCACCACCACGAACTCGGCTGGTTCGCTCGCGAATCGCTGCGCCTGCTCGACGACCTGCGGCAGCGGCACGGACGCCTCGACCAGCCCATCCCTATCGGGGACGAGGGTGGCACCCTCCACGTGGAGCTCAATCACACCGACCCCATGGTCCTGCCCGCGGGATTCCGCACCGACACCAACGACTCCCGCATCCTCGCGTGCGCCCTGAACCTGGCCACCGAGGGACGCGACGTGGTGCTCGTCAGCAAGGACATCCCGTTGCGCGTCAAGGCCGGTGCCGTCGGCCTCGACGCCGACGAGTACCACGCCCAGGACGTGGTGATCTCGGGATGGACGGGCATGACCGAACTCGAGGTCGACCGGACCCTCATCGACGAGATGTTCACCGAGGGCATCGTCGACATCGACGATGCGCGGGATCTGCCGTGCCACACGGGGATCAGGCTTCTCGGTGGCTCCTCCAGCGCGCTCGGCCGGGTCACCGCCGACAAGCGGGTGCAGCTCGTCCGCGGCGACCGGGAGGCGTTCGGACTGCACGGGCGCTCCGCCGAACAGCGCGTCGCCCTCGACCTGCTGCTCGACGAATCCGTCGGCATCGTCTCCCTCGGCGGCAAGGCCGGAACCGGAAAGTCCGCGCTGGCACTGACGGCGGGACTCGAGGCCGTCCTGGAAAGACGAACCCACCGCAAGGTGGTGGTCTTCCGGCCGCTCTACGCGGTGGGTGGGCAGGAACTCGGCTACCTGCCGGGTACCGAGGCCGAGAAGATGAATCCGTGGGGGCAGGCGGTCTTCGACACCCTCGAAGGACTCGCCAGCCCGGCGGTGCTCGAGGAGGTGCTCAGCCGCGGAATGCTGGAAGTGCTGCCGCTCACGCACATTCGCGGCCGGTCGCTGCACGATTCGTTCGTCGTCGTCGACGAGGCACAGTCGCTCGAACGCAACGTGCTGCTCACCGTCCTGTCGCGGCTCGGTGCGGGATCGCGCGTCGTGCTCACCCACGACGTCGCCCAGCGCGACAACCTGCGTGTCGGCCGGCACGACGGTGTCGCGGCGGTCATCGAGAAGCTCAAGGGACATCCGCTGTTCGCGCACGTCACGCTCACCCGCAGTGAGCGGTCGCCGATCGCGGCGCTGGTGACGGAGATGCTCGAGGAGTTCGCTCCGGGCGCCTGA
- the entS gene encoding enterobactin transporter EntS, whose translation MSNGALFDLRPLRESAAFRRIFIARTISIFGIGMLMVGVPIQVYDLTGSSPMVGLVSALEGGAAIGGMLLGGMLADRYNRKFLILFARTVSGLTFVGLAVNAGLSSPSVPAIIALTVVNGLIGSISIAALLAVVPTLVPKDQLVAVGALNVLSARAGAVLSPALGGLVIATFSVAWNYWVAAIGTAVTVTLLSGLPALNPPTADAGHDADAPAETVTGFLRRERVVGGVMIAGVVAMLGGGVLVLVPAFADARFEGNAVAIGVMYAAIALGAAAATVTSGWLGRSVRPGRVLLTALVLGFVVQALVGFTSVLALTVVLLVIVGVFGAVQEVLRYSLIQTHTPHTLLGRVNGLWSAQEVAGMSVGALVAGLFGGIFDAPDAVVWYSAAMAVLALLVTLVLRRLRGATVEPSAHPVTVE comes from the coding sequence ATGAGCAACGGCGCCCTCTTCGATCTGCGGCCGCTGCGCGAGAGCGCGGCCTTCCGCCGGATCTTCATCGCTCGCACCATCTCGATCTTCGGTATCGGGATGCTCATGGTCGGCGTACCGATCCAGGTCTACGACCTGACCGGATCGTCGCCGATGGTGGGTCTGGTCTCCGCGCTCGAAGGGGGCGCTGCGATCGGCGGCATGCTGCTCGGCGGCATGCTCGCCGACCGCTACAACCGCAAGTTCCTGATCCTGTTCGCCCGCACCGTCTCCGGTCTCACCTTCGTCGGACTGGCCGTCAACGCCGGTCTGTCGTCGCCCTCGGTGCCGGCGATCATCGCCCTGACGGTCGTCAACGGCCTGATCGGGTCGATCAGCATCGCGGCTCTGCTGGCAGTCGTGCCCACGCTCGTCCCCAAGGACCAGCTCGTCGCCGTCGGTGCGCTCAACGTGCTCAGCGCCCGCGCGGGAGCCGTCCTGTCCCCGGCGCTCGGCGGTCTCGTGATCGCGACGTTCTCGGTGGCGTGGAACTACTGGGTGGCCGCGATCGGCACCGCCGTGACCGTCACCCTGCTCTCGGGCCTGCCGGCGCTGAACCCACCGACGGCGGACGCCGGGCACGACGCCGACGCACCCGCGGAGACGGTGACCGGCTTCCTGCGCCGCGAACGCGTCGTCGGCGGGGTGATGATCGCCGGCGTCGTCGCCATGCTCGGCGGCGGTGTGCTCGTGCTCGTGCCGGCCTTTGCCGACGCGCGTTTCGAGGGCAATGCGGTCGCCATCGGCGTCATGTACGCGGCGATCGCGCTCGGCGCCGCCGCGGCCACGGTCACCAGTGGATGGCTCGGCCGTTCGGTGCGGCCCGGCCGCGTGCTGCTCACCGCCCTGGTCCTCGGATTCGTCGTCCAGGCACTGGTCGGCTTCACGTCCGTCCTGGCGCTCACCGTCGTGCTGCTCGTGATCGTCGGTGTGTTCGGGGCCGTGCAGGAGGTGCTGCGCTACTCGCTGATCCAGACGCACACGCCGCACACGCTGCTGGGCCGGGTGAACGGTCTGTGGTCCGCCCAGGAGGTCGCGGGCATGTCGGTCGGTGCGCTCGTCGCGGGTCTGTTCGGCGGCATCTTCGACGCCCCGGACGCGGTCGTCTGGTACAGCGCCGCGATGGCCGTCCTCGCGCTGCTCGTGACCCTGGTGCTGCGACGACTGCGCGGCGCGACGGTGGAACCGAGCGCGCATCCGGTGACGGTCGAGTGA